CTCCGCCTGGCACGCTATCTAGCCCGGCTTCCTTTAGTCTAGTTACTAATTCCTTTATTGATACGCCATGAGACTTAGCCAGCCACTCTATCTCAACCACGCTTAGCCCATGAATGGCAACCTCCCCACGAGTGGATGACTTTATTCCCCTGAATGCCTCTTCATAATACTCGATAGGTATGCCGGGATCAACGCCTCCCTGAAATAGGACTTGCCTTATTCTGTAATTACGCCAATATTCCTCTATGCGCTTGATCGATTCCTTCACATCTATTCTATATGAATCGCTGGCTCCAGGCCTTCGATAGAATGCGCAGAATTTACACCCAATTACGCAGACATTGGTATAATTGAAGATGACATTCACAATGAAGCCAACCCTTTTACCGCTTATTGAGTCCGTTACGGCGCGAGCCGCTGCGCCAATCAACCAGAGGGGTGCTCGATAAAGCTCAACTATGTCCTTAATAGATGCCTTACCCTCCAATGAATGCATCAATGCATCTCCAACCCCTAACTCATACGCTATCTTAACTATGCGATCCAAGCCCGGCACACTTGATGAATCCATCGCTGTAATCCTTGCCTTCTCAATTTAAGGGTTTCCACTTAACTAGTTTCTAGGTGCTAAAACAATATTCATATATTAATCCCCAACAAGGAGAGAAATAATGGAACTCACGCAATTAATCGATAATGCTCTTAATAGGAAGTGTAATGAAGTACATTACAAGAGGGAGTGGCCGCCTAACCAAAAACCAGTGCCTAGGTTCATAATATATGATGCATTTGATCCAGGTCCAGAACCAGATCCAAGCAGCGTCTTCCTGAGAGTGGATGGGGAGGTCGAGAATGAATTGAATATAGCATTCACTGATCTATTAACTAAATTACCTTGCGTGGATCTAGTGGCTGATTTTCATTGCGTCACTGGATGGAGCGTAAGCAGCGTTAGGTGGAGGGGAGTACAGACGAAGTATTTACTTAATCTAGCTAAGCCTCGAGGCGACTTCGTAATGGCGGTTGGGCTTGATGGCTACACAACTAATATGCCGCTAAGCGCGTTAATGGGAGAGGAAAGCATAGTTGCCTATGCCATGAATAATTCATTGCTCCCGCGAAAACATGGATTCCCCCTTAGATTAATTGTACCGAGTCGCTACGCGTGGAAATCAGCGAAATACCTATCACGACTAGCAGTGATGAGAGATGATGAGGCTGGTTATTGGGAGGAATTGGGATACCACGATAATGGCGACCCATGGATGGAGGAAAGATTCAGGTCAAGCAATGCATTAAGAATGAGGAGACGGGTGAGTTTCTAGGCCAATAAGATCAGGATAAGCAGCACAGGTAATGCGAGAGCCGCATCAATTCGATTGGGGCTGGGAACATTTAATGCACGTGCGCCTCTTAATGTTATGGCATCGGCGAGATCCCTTGCCCTAAATAATGAATTCGCGATCACTGGTATCAAGAATTTAATGGAGCTTGACCCAGAACCCCTTAGCCTAGTGGATATCCTTATGTTCTCTATCTCTGATGATATCACGGGAATCATTCTTATAACTAAGTGAAGAACTAATGCTAAGTCGGCGAATCCAAGCCTATAAAGCAATGCCTCGGCATGTCTTGGATTGGTCGTATTTATAATGGTTACTACGAACGAAAGCGATGCAATTAATTTGATGGAGTTCAATGCAATGTAAAAAAGCGATGCCGAAATAGAGATGGAGGAGTAACCATTCAATAGCACTGAGATGCCGTAAAGGGCTATTGTAGCTAATATTATGGGGGCCAAGTACTTCAATAAAATAATTAACCTGCGGACCTGCCCCGAAATAACTGTTAATGCAGAAATAATTATAATGGATGCAATAAATGTTCTGTAGTTAATGAGGAGCCCAATTATTATGGCAATCAAAATGATTAACTTACCCCATATGCTTGCCCTATGAAGAACAGTGTTTCCTGGGGAGTATGATAGGCTAGTTATCGCCGACATGCCTTAATCGCCGAAGTATTTCACTTACATCACATGAAGCGGTTTCATCCATCATTTCCCTTCCGTAGAGAACCATCGATAACTCAGATCTAGCCACTAATTCCCGGCATGAGACCGGAACTAAAACCCCATCACTGATCTCAACCACATCATTAACTCCTAATTGAAGCAGGAAATCAACATCATGAGTGGCAACCACCATGGTTGACCGCAAGCCCCTTAATAAAGCCGCGACCCACTTCCTATCTTTATATGATAGCCCAGTAGATGGTTCATCCAACAGCACAACGCGAGGACTATAGGCAGCTATCACCGCCAGAGATAATCTTCTCTGTTCACCCCAAGATAAATTAAATGGATTCTCGGCAATATACTCCCCTAATCCAAAGATGTTTAGTATATCTTGAGCGGCCTTCTCTGCATCGATTCTAGAAAGCCCCTTCATGCCGATCAAGGAATCCATAACCTCCTCAAGAACGGTCGGCATATAGAATGCGTGAGATGGATTTTGAGGAACGTAAGCCAATAACCCACGCGCATTCCGCGGATTGAGGCCTAGAATTGATACTCGACCCCTATTTGGCTTCCTAGCGCCAACCAATATCTTAAGTAGGGTCGTCTTACCGGAGCCGCTTTTTCCCAGTAAACCCATTATTGTGCCCTCATTTATTGACTTATTTATGCCGCGCATTATCCAGTCACCATCATACTTAAACCAAATATCCCTCATCTCAATTACTTGCAATCTCACTCACCGTAAGTATGGCTCGTCCACCCATTGCTTCCCAAATCTCCATGAATGATGGAACCCCAACAATGCGGTGAAGCTCACTTGATGATAAAACATCCCGCGGCGCGCCCTGGAGTTCTATTGATCCATCAACCATTAGAAGAACCTTATCCGTAATTGGTAGGAAATAATGATACCTATGCTCGCTTATTATGAGCGTCTTTCCACGTAGCCGTATCATCCATATTATCTCGAGAAGCCTCGATATGGAATCAATGTCGAGCCACATGGTTGGTTCATCCAATAAAAAAACATCTGCGTCGCTCATCATTGCCCTCGCTAAGACCACCCTCTGCTGCTCGCCGCCGCTTAGTTCAAAGATGCGCCTATCCATTAATTGATCAAGACCCAATAGCCTCGTAATCCATGGCGCGACGCCCTCCAATTCATCCCTTACCGTNAATTCTATTAATTGATTCTCGGGATTCTGGAGAACGGGGTAAACCTTGCTGGTCACTATTTTTCCCCGTGATTCCCCCCTATCGCGTAGGAGGCCGGCTATTGCCTTAATTAAGGTGGATTTACCTGCACCAGAC
Above is a genomic segment from Thermocladium sp. ECH_B containing:
- a CDS encoding sulfite oxidase, translating into MELTQLIDNALNRKCNEVHYKREWPPNQKPVPRFIIYDAFDPGPEPDPSSVFLRVDGEVENELNIAFTDLLTKLPCVDLVADFHCVTGWSVSSVRWRGVQTKYLLNLAKPRGDFVMAVGLDGYTTNMPLSALMGEESIVAYAMNNSLLPRKHGFPLRLIVPSRYAWKSAKYLSRLAVMRDDEAGYWEELGYHDNGDPWMEERFRSSNALRMRRRVSF